From the genome of Nicotiana sylvestris chromosome 2, ASM39365v2, whole genome shotgun sequence, one region includes:
- the LOC138885237 gene encoding uncharacterized protein — translation MARTRASFFADQHSGPPAVATPIRGRIQTPAANLVGVIHPVAPAPPIDGAAMSIDALWRLDKFIKLFPVHFSGETSKYPQEYLDSCHKVLRNISILETNGVDFVAFQMTGSAKKWWRDYLLTKLVGLSALTWDQFSHLFLEKFLHVTTREEKRRQFERLQQGNMIVTHYENHFVELARHAILLFPAERDRRGLTRDLAIPVVSMVPRLEAWLHLAEASLPGHFIQHYRLHLPVYSAPSAPIRAPPLQSYYRGQPACQGIISVCDKATSVLFDPGSTYSYVSSYFASYLIVPRDSLSVPVYVSTPVGDAIVVDHVYRSCIVVIEGLETSVDLLLLDMVDFDVILGMDWLLPYYTILDCHAKTVTLALSGLP, via the exons atggcgagaacacgtgcttcctttTTCGCTGACCAACATTCCGGTCCTCCAGCAGTAGCAACTCCTATTAGGGGTAGA ATTCAGACCCCAGCAGCCAATCTGGTTGGGGTTATTCATCCAGTTGCTCCAGCACCACCCATTGATGGGGCAGCTATGTCcatcgatgctttgtggagattggataagTTCATTAAGCTATTTCCTGTGCATTTCAGTGGGGAGACTTCTAAGTATCCTCAGGAATATTTGGATAGTTGTCATAAGGTTCTGCGTAATATAAGTAttttggagaccaatggggtcgattttgttgCCTTTCAGATGACCGGTTCCGCCaaaaaatggtggagggattatttgTTGACTAAACTAGTTGGGTTGTCTGccttgacctgggatcagttctctcatctctttttggagaagttctTGCATGTTACTACTCGAGAGGAGAAGCGTCGTCAGTTTGAGCGACTTCAGCAGGGCAACATGATTGTGACCCATTATGAGAATCATTTTGTGGAGTTGGCTAGACATGCTATTCTTTTATTTCCCGCAGAGAGAGATAGAAG gggtctgacaagagacctCGCCATTCCAGTGGTTTCAATGGTTCCTCGTCTAGAGGCATGGCTTCATTTAGCAGAGGCCAGTcttccaggccatttcattcaacACTATAGGCTTCACTTG CCAGTCTACagtgcaccatcagctcctattAGAGCACCTCCTCTGCAGAGTTATTATCGAGGTCAGCCGGCTTGTCAGG gtatcaTCTCAGTTTGTGATAAAgctacttcagttttgtttgatccgggatctacttattcttatgtttcATCATATTTTGCCTCGTATTTGATTGTGCCCCGTGATTCCTtgagtgttcctgtttatgtgtctacgccgGTGGGGGATgctattgtggtagatcatgtATATCGTTCATGCATAGTAGTCATTGAGGGTCTTGAAACTAGTGTAGATCttttgcttctagacatggtcgattttgatgttatattgggcatggattggttgttgCCTTATTATAccatcttggattgtcatgccaagacagttaCGTTAGCCTTGTCGGGGTTGCCTTGA